A window of Leptolyngbya sp. NIES-3755 genomic DNA:
CGCAGAATCTCAAAGTCACTTGGATTCAAGGGTTAGGACTTGCAGGCAAAGATCGATCTCAAAGCTGCGATCGACGAATTAACGCATTGTTAGACGCTCTAAGGCAACAACATCCTGATATTGCTGTGTTTGATTGGCAGAGCAAAAAGCAAGACACAGATGCAGACGGGCACTGGTTCAGCGACTTTACGAGAGGAACAAACGAGTTTTCTGACCGAAGTGCGATCGTCGCGATCGGTCTTCCTATGCCCAACGCTGGAGCGCTCTACGATCTGTGGATCACCCTTACAAACCAGTCAAATCTTGAGCATCTTCCGTTCTGTGATTTTTACCAGCATCAGATCGATGCTGAAATTCTTCAAGCCGTTGGAAGACTGCGAGCAAATCGACGGACTGATGAGTCTCTATCCTTCTTTCTCATTGGTGATACAGAACAGTCAAAGAACTTAAGTTATCAATTGCCCGATTCATTAAGCTACACCATTCGTCAGGCACGCGACATCACACCCGAAGCGGCGACATCAACTGAACTAGCATGGACTATCGTTACTGAAATGATGGAGCGATGGTGGTCTGAAACTGGAACGCTCCCAACTCAAAAACAAATTGAGGGCGAAACTGGGATTAGACAGGATCACATCTCGAAACTGGCGCAGAAATTTTCGGGAGGCTGGAAACAGCTTAAAAGAATATTCCAGTCTCTAATTAATCCAATGAGGTCATGGAATATCTTTGAACCAGTCACCGAGCAAGAGGATTGGATCGAACCTTTCCTCGTTGAAATGAGCGATCGTACTTTTTCAGACATCACTCAAAATTCTTCTGAAGCAACCGCACTTCAATTAAATGTTCTAATTGAAGTGATCGGATGGCAAACTTGGCAGAGAATCGTAGTGCGGACTCCAAGTTCTATACGGCTGAATCTAGCGATCGCTTTATTTCAAGACGGTTTCACTACTTCTTTTTCAAGCGCTTTTAGATAAATTGATCGGAAGCTGATCGAAGGGTACTCCGGTCACTTCGCAAAACGTTGACCACTGTTTCCAAGTCATTGACGGCTCAATATCGCCATGCTCCCATTTTCTCAACGTTGCTGAAGAGATTTTCAGGCACACGGACAATTCTTCCTGCGTCAAGTTCGCCTTGATTCGTAACTTTCTTACCCAATTATGATCCGCCCGGTGTGTCATAATAATTTATCGATAAGATCTAGCGATGGATCATGGAACTCGTAGACATTTAAGGTAGCGCGTTTGTGCGTCTGCGGTAAAGCCCTTCGGCAAAATCGTCAAGCTTCGATCGCTCAAAGCACTCAAACAGCTTTTTCTCAAATTCTAAATTCGTTACACAAGATGCGGAAAGCTTTTGAAGAGGTTATTCTTCACTCTTTAATTATTTCTTGTGTAACTTTTTTCAGAAATATCAAAGTTACACAAGAATCTAATGACGAATAAATCATCATCTGAATCGCTCTGCTCTAGAATAAAGCGCTTCAACCTGCAAGAAAAACGTGATCTTCAACAGTGGCTCGAATCTCAAATTGAGCTTGAACAGGCTGTTCTCAGCGAGGGAGCGATCTCAGATTCGCCAGCAGTTGAATCTGCAAAAGTCTCTGCGACAAACCGTGCGATCGTCGAAAGCTGTTCTTATGAAGGTAGAACATATCAATTAGAAAGACGGCGCTGTGGCAAAAAAGCCTGTAAATGTGCTGGTACTGATTTGAGATCAGTCGGGCATGGTCCTTACTGGTATTCGTACTGGAAGGAATCGGGAAAACTTAAAACTCAATATATTGGGAAGCGTCCGCCGTGGCAGCGTTCTTAACATTAAATTCCACTTTCTTGTGTAACTCTCTCTTCGGTTACACAAGAAAGTGGAATTGCATACTAGGACTAATCGCGAGAACAGCATTAATCCTTCTAAGCGATGTGGTGTCAAGATATAGGCGAGAGTCTGCCCAGTTTGGTAGTCAATGACGTACCGCAATCAGCGTTGTTATTTCTTGCTCCCCACAAAGCTCAGCATTTCGGCTTCCTCGACGTAGGGCACCACATCAATTCAAGTTGCTCTAACATGGATTTATTCACCTGCTTCAGACTTTAGCTCTAACATTCTCCCATGTCTGGAACACTCCCCTTAGACTTCCTACTGGGTGCCTCTAGGTAATCACTTTGTCTGTAGTACTGAAAGTAAGTTTTTAGCAATGTGTCGCTCACTTGAGGACAGGAAATATTTGTTCCTTGAAGCCCCTTTAGAGTATTACGACAATCAAACTTGGATTCGGATAGCTCTAATAGGCTGTCTTTGGATTCCTCAGTTGAGTTGAGTAGAAATCGGGGTAGCAGAGGGTATAGGGCGTTGTCTTGAGCAGATTTTGTCACTTTGATTAATTCTCCACGCCATTGCTCATAACTTACGGCTTTTAACAAGTAGCCAGATGAGCCAATTAGCCAGTTTAGTAACCGCTGAATCCGAATTGGATCTGGATTGACAATATGGAATACCTGTCCGAGAAGCTGCTGCCGTTGAGAAAGATGGACGATCGCCTGACTTGCATAGTCAACGGGTGTCATGTCTACTAATGTATCGCTGTCTGGTTCTGGAATATACCCGATCTGAATACAGCCTTTGATCATACGAGACATGAAATCATCCGTGTTGCAGATTCCTGTTTGGCTATCTCCGGTAATTCTTCCTAATCTGTAAATACAAACTGGAATCCCTCTAGAATTTGCGATCGCTGCTAGCCTTTCTGCAACCCACTTACTTTGAGCATATCCACTCTGAAGGTTTTCGCAAGCTTCCGGAGTATCCTCTTCTTTAACCTCTATTCTTTCTAAACGATCGACATTAGAAAAGACACTAAACGTTGAGATGAAGTGGACAGGTTTTGTGCGAACCATCGCCGCCAGTCTCAAAACTTCTTGAGTCCCCAGAACATTTGCGGCTTTCAATGTGGAATAGGAGTAGACAAAGTTAACCAGAGCGCCATTATGGTAGATCACATCAATGCGATCGGCTAGAGCCTGAAATTGATCAGAACTCAGTCCCAGTTTGGGTTGAGCTAAATCTCCCAAGACTGGAAGAATTCTGTGGGCAAAATTCTGATTCCACAGACTGTAAGCCGCAAGATTTTGTTGAAGTCTTTCTCCCGCTTGTTCGATCGTGGAAGCACGAACAAGACAGTAAATCGTTGCAGAAGATTGTTGTAGAAGCTGGTGTAGTAAGAAAGCTCCCAGAAATCCAGTCGCTCCCGTTAAGAGGATTGCATCTGGAGGAGGCATTTCTATCGCGTATGCTGTTGCAGGTTGAATGTCAGTATCGAGAACTGCTTCTTTCTTCAAATCTACTGCTGTTGTTGGCACCCATTCCTGAGTGGATTGAACTTGTTGTTGCAGATTGACGATCGCTTTCACTTGCTCTGTAATCGTTGATGACTCAAACAAACTTCGCAGAGGAATTTCCACCTGAAATAATTCCTTAACTCGCGTCCAAAGTTGAATCACGAGAATGGAGTGTCCACCCAAGTCAAAGAAATTGTCCTGCGTTCCAACTTGCTGAACACCCAAAATCCCCGCCCAAATCATTGCAAGCTGCCGTTCGTCAGGCGTTTGGGGCTGGGTATAACTTGTGGTGGGTGGTCGTTTGGTCGGGTCGATCGCAGCCAATGCTCGGCGATCGATCTTGCAATTGGGTGTCAGTGGCAAAGACTCTAGGACGATGAAAGTAGAGGGAATCATATACTGTGGTAGGATTTCCTTCAAAAAGGAACGCAACTCGTCCTCAGCGATCGCCTGATCGTTCTCAGCTACAAGAAAGGCGCAGAGATATTGCTGAGAATTCTCCCCCAATAGTAAGACAACAGCCTGCCGCACTTGAGCATGCTGAGTTAGGACAGCTTCAATCTCACCCAACTCAATCCGAAATCCTCGCAACTTCACCTGATAATCCACCCGCCCCACATACTCGACGCTGCCATCTGCCCGATACTTCACTCGGTCTCCCGTTCGATACAACCGCGCACCTGGAACTGCACTGAATCTATCCCGTACAAACCGCTCTGCCGTCAAGTCGGCTCGTCCCACATACCCCCGTGCCAGTCCTGCTCCCCCAATGTACAGTTCTCCCACAACTCCGATTGGGACAGGTTGCTGCTGCTCATTGAGGATGTAGAGTTGTGTGTTCGCAATCGGCTGTCCTATCACTGAAGCATCTGTAGCCTTCGTGAGGCGATGGCGAGTAGACCAGATAGTGGTTTCAGTGGGACCGTAGAGATTCCACAGTGCTGCACCGCGTGGCAACAACTGTGCTGCGAGGTTGGGAGTGAGAGCTTCGCCGCCGCACAGCATGGTGAGCGTTGAACCGCCTGACCAACCCGCTTCTAGCAGCAGTCGCCAGGTTGCAGGAGTCGCTTGCATCAAGGTAGCTTGAGTTCGAGTTAGGGCTTCTGACAAGCGCTGACCATCCACAGCGGTTGATCGGTCTACCAGTGCTACCGTTGCCCCGACGACCAGCGGCAGCAGCAATTCCAGCAACGCGATGTCAAACGAGAGCGAGGTCACAGACAGCAGCACATCACCTGGACGCAAGTTCAAGTCCTGCTGCATGGAGTGAAGGAAGTTGACCACAGCGCGGTGGGGAATTTGCACGCCTTTTGGTCTGCCAGTAGAGCCAGAGGTGTAGAGGATGTATGCTAGATGTGCGGGAATGATAGCGCACGGTAAAGCTGATCGATATGAGTCATCACTCCAGACTTGATCGAGCGGCAGAACCTGACCTGCAAAGGGGAAAGGAGCTTCCAGTTCTGTGTCGGTTATCAGCACGGCAACTTGAGCATCCGAGAGAATGAAGGTGAGGCGATCGATTGGATAAGCAGGGTCGAGGGGAACATAAGTGCCGCCTGCTTTGAGAACTGCGAGTAGGGCAATCAGCAGGTTAGGAGAGCGCTCCAGGAACAGACCGACGCGGGTTTCGCTGCAAACTCCTGCTTGTTGCAAATGATAAGCGAGGTGATCAGCACGCTGGTTGAGAGTTTCATAAGTGATCGAGGAGTCATGGAAGCGGAGGGCGATCGCTTCTGGGGTTTGTTGCACTTGCGCTTCTACCCATTCGTGCAGGCACAGGTTGGGAATTTCCGTTGCGGTTTGGTTCCATTCTTTTATGAGAGTTTGTTGTTCTTTAGCGGTCAGGAGGGGAAGCTCCCTGAGGTTTTGATTCGGCTCTACAATCATCCCTGTTAGAAGCGTCTGTAAATGTTCTAACAGGCGATCAATCGTATCAGCATTGAATCGTCGATTGTCATAAGTAAGTTCCAGGAAAACTTGTGATCCCAATCCAATAACGAGGCTGAGAGGATAGTGCGATCGACCAAATGAGAGAACGCCTTCAATACTGAGATCGCTTGCTTGTCTTTGTAGAGAGGTATCAACTGGATAGTTTTCAGTAATGATCAGGCTTTCAAACATCGGGACATCGCGAGGCAGTTCACTCCAACCCTGGATCTGAACCAACGAACTATACTCGTACTGTCGCATTTCGACCTGTCTCGCCTGAAACTGTTGCAGCCACGGTATCAGCGCTGCTTCTGGATTGACTTGAACGCGAACGGGCAGCGTGTTGATAAACAGTCCTGCGATCGCTTCTACACCGGATAACGAAGCGGGTCGCCCAGAGGAGGTGATGCCAAAAACCACATCAGATTCTCCACTGTAGCGGCTAAGCAAGAGACTCCAGGCAGCCAGAACCAGCGTAGTGGGGGTTAGCTGATGCTGTCGAGCAAATTGCTGAAGGTCAGCACCGATTTGGGGTAGATTAAGCCGCTGAGTTTTGTAGGGGTCAACAGTGGAAAGTATTTTAGAAACTGGCTGATCAACACCCAACGGAGTTGGAGCGGTGAAGCCCTGAAGCGTTTTACGCCAGAAGGTTTCTGCTTGCAGGGAATCTTGCTGCCGCAGCCATGTGATGTAGTTGCGGAAAGCAGGAGAGGGTGGAAGCTGGGGAGAATTTCCAATGGTCAGGGCAGTGTAGAGATCAAATACTTCTTTGAACACAAGCAACCGCGACCAACCATCCAGCAAAATGTGATGCTTGCTAAAGGTGAATTGATAAGTGTCTTCTGTAAGATGAATCAGGGTGAGCCGCAGCAAGGGTGCGGTTGTCATTTCAAATCTCTGAGCGCGATCGACTGCCAGAAAAGCCTGGAGGTTTTCCTGTTGCTCGATCGAGGTTTGTTCGCGCCAATCCAGTTCCTGCCAGGGCAATTCGATTTGTTGATAAACAACTTGTACAGGCTTTTTGAGCGTTGCCCAATGAAAAGAGGTTCGCAAGATAGAATGCCGCTCTAATACCATTTCCCAGGCTCGTTTGAAAGCGGAAATATTCAGCTTGCCACGCAGCGTAAAGCTATTTTGATCGAAATAGGCGATCGAGTCTGGGTCATGCATCGTGTGAAAGAGCAATCCTTGCTGCATGGGCGAAAGCTCATAGATATCAGCTACATTTTTCGCTTTCATAATCTGTTTGGCTCCCTGGTTAATCTAACTGAGCAATGAGTAAATCGAGGTCTTCTTGATCGAGTTGAGCATCTGGAAAATCTGAGGGAGTGTAGCCGCCTACTTCTGGAGACTGGCAGTGAACAATCAGCGATCGTAGAGCCGTGAGATAGTGCTGGGCTAACTGCTCAATGCGAGGACGCTGGTAAATTCCCGCGCTGTAATCCCACCGTATGTGCAGTTGTTCCTCGCTCACAATTCCAGTGATATCGAGCAGATAACGGCGGTTGCCCTGAGGACTGCGCCCCAATCCTGTCGATTCCGGTGCAGGAGCAAATAAGGACGTTGCGGCAGCGATCGTTTCTACCTGCCCCAGGTAATTAAATTTCACGGGCGCGGATGAACGATCGCGCAAACTAGCTGTCACTTCGTCCTGATTGAGATAGCGCAGGATGCCATAACCAATGCCTTGTCGAGGAATTTGGCGCAGTTGCTCTTTGATGGATTTCAAACATTTTTCGGAATGCTGAGGATCATCTAATTGCAATTGCACGGGAAAAATTGTGGTAAACCAGCCGATCGTGCGGGACACTTCCACATCCTCAAACAGCGGCTCTCGCCCGTGTCCTTCTAAATCGAGATAAAGCGAGGGAATTTGAGTCCATTGAAAGAATGCCTGCACCAATGCTGTAAGCAACACATCGTTAATTTGAGTTTGATAGGTGGCTGGAACTTCCTGGAGGAGAGCAGCAGTTTCTATCTGGGTCAACGCGACGGAGACGGTTTGAGTCAGGGCGACCGTATTGGCTCCAGTGGGATTATCTATTGGCAGTGTTGTGGTTCTACTCTCTTGCTGCCAGTAAGTAAGTTCCTGCTGGAGTGCCTCTGAGTCAGCATAGTTCTGCAACCGGGTTGACCACTCCTTAAAGGAAGTTGTTTTAGCAGGTAGCTGTACCACTTGATTCTGAGCTAACTGCTGGTAAGCCGTTTGTAAATCCTCCAGCAGAATGCGCCAGGACACCCCATCAACTACAAGATGATGCAGAATCAGCAACAGGCGATCGGGCTGATGATTGCCCAAGTCAAACAGTACGACTTGCATTAAAGGACTGTCCGCAAGATTCAGGCTCGGTTGCAGGTCAGCGGCGGCGGCGGTAATTGCCTTAGATTGCTCGGCTGCGGTAAGGGTAGACAAATCTAGTTGAGTGAATGGCACGATCGTATCAAAATCGGCATTAATCTGCTGCCAGCCTGCTGCATCTCGATGAAACCGCAGCCGTAGGGCATCGTGATGTTGCAGCAGATGACTCAGTGCTTGCCTCAGCAAAACTGGATCAAGAGACTGCTGAACTTGCAGCAGGATTGATTGATTCCAGTGGTGTGGCTCTGGAAGGTCTTGCTCAAAAAACCAGTGCTGAATCGGAGTCAGCGGCACTATTCCTGTCACGATTCCCTGCTCTGCGGCAACGACGGGAGCCGTATTTACCACTTCTGCCAGCGTCGCAATAGTAGGATGCTCAAATAATTGTTTGGGCGTGAATCGGAGTCCGGCTTGACTGGCTTTCGCAATCACTTGAATGCAGAGAATGGAATCCCCGCCTAACTCAAAAAAGTTGTCATAAATTCCCACTTGCGGCAGTCTGAGAACGGTTTCCCAAATCTGAGCAATCGTTGCTTCGACGGAAGTGCGCGGTGAAACCAGTGTGCCAGTAGTGCCTGATTGGGGAAGCTCCATTGCTAACAATGTTTGACGATCGAGTTTGCCATTCGGGAGCAATGGCAGTGTCTTCAACGGCACGATCGCGGACGGTATCATGACTTCGGGAAGTTTGGCTTGCAGAAATTGGCGCAGGTTCACGATCGCATCAGCAGCCTGATGAAAAATGACATAAGCGATCAGTTGTGGATGTTCTGCTTCTGTGGCAAGCACGATCGCCTCTCGCACATCAGGATGTTGTTTCAAAGCTGCTTCGATTTCTCCCGGTTCAATTCGGAAACCGCGAATTTTCACTTGCTGATCTGCGCGTCCCAAAAACTCGATCGTTCCATCCAGACGGTAACGGGCGTAGTCTCCGGTTTTGTACAGTCGGGCATCTGGATCGCTGCTAAACGGATGCGGCACAAAAGCGGCGGTTGTAGGTTCAGATTGAGCGAGATACCCACGAGTCACGCTAGCGCCGCCAATGTAGATCTCACCGGGAAATCCGATCGGTACAGGCTGAAGGTGAGTATCGAGTAGATAGACTTGAGTATTTGGCAGCGGATAGCCCAGTGGAACCGTCTCAGAATCGCCTGCTAACAGGTGTTCCTGAATTTCATAAGTCAACACCCCAACAGTGGTTTCTGTCGGTCCATAGTGATTGAGTATTTGGCAAGTGGGCGCAAGTTGTCGAATTTGTTCAACTAGATGCCAATGAAGTGTTTCTCCACCAAAGATTAGCTGTCGCCGAGGCAGAATTGCCTGACAATCAGTAGCGTCCAACAACACCTTGAGATGGGAAGGAACTATTTTGAGATAGTCGATCGCGTGCTGACGACCGTATTCTGCTAGCGCATTGGGATCGAGCGATCGTTCCTGGGAAATTAAGTGTAAACAGCCCCCTGTGCAAAGACAGGCAAATAGCGTAGTATTGCCCAAATCCGCCGCCAGCGTGGAAACTGTGGCAAAACTTGCCCCATCAGGGATAGTTAGCCTTGTTAAGATGCCGTTGACATAATTCAATAACTGTTGATGCTCTACAGCCACCCCTTTCGGTTGACCTGTTGAACCTGATGTGAACAGGACATAAACTAAGTTTTCGGGCGTTGTCCAATTGGTTGGATTGGTGGTGGCTTGTTGAGCGATCGTAGACCAGTCCGTATCCAGACAAATCGCCCGCGCTGTCACTGTCAAATCATTTGCAAGTTTCTGCTGGGTCAGGAGAATTGAGGCTTGAACCTGCTGCAACCGTTGGTCAACTGCCGTCGCAGGTAAGCCCGGATCAAGGGGTAGATATGCACCGCCTGCTTTGAGAATTCCGAACAAGCCGATCAGCATTTCCGGAGAACGATCGACATAGAGCGCCACAAGCTGTTCAGGTTCAATTCCCTGTGTTTGCAAGAAGTGAGCCAGTTGATTGGCGCGGGCATTTAGTTCTGCATAGGTGAGGGATTGATCCTCAAAGACTACGGCAACGCGATCGGGCGATTGTTCTACCTGCTGTTCAAACCATTGATGAATTGCGCTGTAGCTACAATGATTGACTGTGGTTTGATTGAAATCTACTAAAAGTCGCTGTCGATCGCGATCGCTGAGGAAATTGAGATCTGCAATCTTAGCATCTGGTTGATCAATAATCGAAGTTAGTAAGGTTTGGAAATAGGTTGCAATTTGAGCGATCGCATCGGTTGTAAACAAATTAGCATCATAATGAAATTCGGCTCGAAGCTGATCCGATTGACGGATGCAAGATAGTCTGATTTTAAAGCGATTTAGGTAAACTGCTTGCTGATAGATGGTAAAAATCAGATCAGGCGTTGATGCTACAGACCATTCTGCAAACTCAAAACCAACAGGCAAAGTTACTAGAGGCAAACCTGTAAAGTATTCTTGCCATTGGTGCGCTTCCTGCATAATCTGAACCGTCTGCTGCACCCGTTGACTCAACAGGTCATGTTCTTCCAAATGGCTCTGTAACGGTAAGCATTTGTCCAATAGTCCTAGAGCGTGTTGTAAATCCTCGTACTTTCGCCCCGCACTGGTGACACCAATCGTGATGTCCGATCGACTCGTCATCCGCCACAATAGCACTTGCCAGCAGGTCAGCA
This region includes:
- a CDS encoding hypothetical protein (similar to AA sequence:cyanobase_aa:Cyan7425_5421), translated to MTNKSSSESLCSRIKRFNLQEKRDLQQWLESQIELEQAVLSEGAISDSPAVESAKVSATNRAIVESCSYEGRTYQLERRRCGKKACKCAGTDLRSVGHGPYWYSYWKESGKLKTQYIGKRPPWQRS
- a CDS encoding amino acid adenylation domain protein (similar to AA sequence:cyanobase_aa:PCC7424_5750); this translates as MKAKNVADIYELSPMQQGLLFHTMHDPDSIAYFDQNSFTLRGKLNISAFKRAWEMVLERHSILRTSFHWATLKKPVQVVYQQIELPWQELDWREQTSIEQQENLQAFLAVDRAQRFEMTTAPLLRLTLIHLTEDTYQFTFSKHHILLDGWSRLLVFKEVFDLYTALTIGNSPQLPPSPAFRNYITWLRQQDSLQAETFWRKTLQGFTAPTPLGVDQPVSKILSTVDPYKTQRLNLPQIGADLQQFARQHQLTPTTLVLAAWSLLLSRYSGESDVVFGITSSGRPASLSGVEAIAGLFINTLPVRVQVNPEAALIPWLQQFQARQVEMRQYEYSSLVQIQGWSELPRDVPMFESLIITENYPVDTSLQRQASDLSIEGVLSFGRSHYPLSLVIGLGSQVFLELTYDNRRFNADTIDRLLEHLQTLLTGMIVEPNQNLRELPLLTAKEQQTLIKEWNQTATEIPNLCLHEWVEAQVQQTPEAIALRFHDSSITYETLNQRADHLAYHLQQAGVCSETRVGLFLERSPNLLIALLAVLKAGGTYVPLDPAYPIDRLTFILSDAQVAVLITDTELEAPFPFAGQVLPLDQVWSDDSYRSALPCAIIPAHLAYILYTSGSTGRPKGVQIPHRAVVNFLHSMQQDLNLRPGDVLLSVTSLSFDIALLELLLPLVVGATVALVDRSTAVDGQRLSEALTRTQATLMQATPATWRLLLEAGWSGGSTLTMLCGGEALTPNLAAQLLPRGAALWNLYGPTETTIWSTRHRLTKATDASVIGQPIANTQLYILNEQQQPVPIGVVGELYIGGAGLARGYVGRADLTAERFVRDRFSAVPGARLYRTGDRVKYRADGSVEYVGRVDYQVKLRGFRIELGEIEAVLTQHAQVRQAVVLLLGENSQQYLCAFLVAENDQAIAEDELRSFLKEILPQYMIPSTFIVLESLPLTPNCKIDRRALAAIDPTKRPPTTSYTQPQTPDERQLAMIWAGILGVQQVGTQDNFFDLGGHSILVIQLWTRVKELFQVEIPLRSLFESSTITEQVKAIVNLQQQVQSTQEWVPTTAVDLKKEAVLDTDIQPATAYAIEMPPPDAILLTGATGFLGAFLLHQLLQQSSATIYCLVRASTIEQAGERLQQNLAAYSLWNQNFAHRILPVLGDLAQPKLGLSSDQFQALADRIDVIYHNGALVNFVYSYSTLKAANVLGTQEVLRLAAMVRTKPVHFISTFSVFSNVDRLERIEVKEEDTPEACENLQSGYAQSKWVAERLAAIANSRGIPVCIYRLGRITGDSQTGICNTDDFMSRMIKGCIQIGYIPEPDSDTLVDMTPVDYASQAIVHLSQRQQLLGQVFHIVNPDPIRIQRLLNWLIGSSGYLLKAVSYEQWRGELIKVTKSAQDNALYPLLPRFLLNSTEESKDSLLELSESKFDCRNTLKGLQGTNISCPQVSDTLLKTYFQYYRQSDYLEAPSRKSKGSVPDMGEC
- a CDS encoding amino acid adenylation domain protein (similar to AA sequence:cyanobase_aa:PCC7424_5753); the protein is MQLSTIEGYRLSPQQKHLWSLQRSHPDVPTIAQCVLLCEGALQVETLKTAIEKVIQRHEILRTTFQCLPEMVLPLQVIQEETNLSISVSERLFDRDLAQLELAVQKYLQKNSQVPSLEHSPSLQVEIVPLAPQQHLLILNLPSLCADATTLHLLTSEISRIYAGDFDSQSDEPMQYADLAEWQNELLEAEATNHGKTHWQQQFADLSGWRLPFECQIQSAPFQPRCFTAHLDAEAISQLAQRYNGSIAAVLLTCWQVLLWRMTSRSDITIGVTSAGRKYEDLQHALGLLDKCLPLQSHLEEHDLLSQRVQQTVQIMQEAHQWQEYFTGLPLVTLPVGFEFAEWSVASTPDLIFTIYQQAVYLNRFKIRLSCIRQSDQLRAEFHYDANLFTTDAIAQIATYFQTLLTSIIDQPDAKIADLNFLSDRDRQRLLVDFNQTTVNHCSYSAIHQWFEQQVEQSPDRVAVVFEDQSLTYAELNARANQLAHFLQTQGIEPEQLVALYVDRSPEMLIGLFGILKAGGAYLPLDPGLPATAVDQRLQQVQASILLTQQKLANDLTVTARAICLDTDWSTIAQQATTNPTNWTTPENLVYVLFTSGSTGQPKGVAVEHQQLLNYVNGILTRLTIPDGASFATVSTLAADLGNTTLFACLCTGGCLHLISQERSLDPNALAEYGRQHAIDYLKIVPSHLKVLLDATDCQAILPRRQLIFGGETLHWHLVEQIRQLAPTCQILNHYGPTETTVGVLTYEIQEHLLAGDSETVPLGYPLPNTQVYLLDTHLQPVPIGFPGEIYIGGASVTRGYLAQSEPTTAAFVPHPFSSDPDARLYKTGDYARYRLDGTIEFLGRADQQVKIRGFRIEPGEIEAALKQHPDVREAIVLATEAEHPQLIAYVIFHQAADAIVNLRQFLQAKLPEVMIPSAIVPLKTLPLLPNGKLDRQTLLAMELPQSGTTGTLVSPRTSVEATIAQIWETVLRLPQVGIYDNFFELGGDSILCIQVIAKASQAGLRFTPKQLFEHPTIATLAEVVNTAPVVAAEQGIVTGIVPLTPIQHWFFEQDLPEPHHWNQSILLQVQQSLDPVLLRQALSHLLQHHDALRLRFHRDAAGWQQINADFDTIVPFTQLDLSTLTAAEQSKAITAAAADLQPSLNLADSPLMQVVLFDLGNHQPDRLLLILHHLVVDGVSWRILLEDLQTAYQQLAQNQVVQLPAKTTSFKEWSTRLQNYADSEALQQELTYWQQESRTTTLPIDNPTGANTVALTQTVSVALTQIETAALLQEVPATYQTQINDVLLTALVQAFFQWTQIPSLYLDLEGHGREPLFEDVEVSRTIGWFTTIFPVQLQLDDPQHSEKCLKSIKEQLRQIPRQGIGYGILRYLNQDEVTASLRDRSSAPVKFNYLGQVETIAAATSLFAPAPESTGLGRSPQGNRRYLLDITGIVSEEQLHIRWDYSAGIYQRPRIEQLAQHYLTALRSLIVHCQSPEVGGYTPSDFPDAQLDQEDLDLLIAQLD